The following proteins come from a genomic window of Canis aureus isolate CA01 chromosome 3, VMU_Caureus_v.1.0, whole genome shotgun sequence:
- the CHRNE gene encoding acetylcholine receptor subunit epsilon isoform X4, protein MLFCPWEGVSKTRTLGLCWCDWCGAEAKNEELHLYHHLFDNYDPGSRPVKEPEDTVTITLKVTLTNLISLVRCPHPHPPSWGLVPTSTTLTPARLQNEKEETLTTSVWIGIDWQDYRLNYSKDDFGGVETLRVPSELVWLPEIVLENNIDGQFGVAYDANVLIYEGGYVSWLPPAIYRSTCAVEVTYFPFDWQNCSLVFRSQTYNAEEVDFVFAVDDDGETISKIDIDTEAYTENGEWAIDFCPGLIRRPNGASAGDPGVVDVIYTLIIRRKPLFYVINIIVPCVLISGLVLLAYFLPAQGKGPRDPEPGSLLAGRLSPGAPSSRRPEVHRFHQRPTRPDRLPVPDRSENPRDVAERADAGQVTAEGPGATRGGRGGGARQTWRRSQEHARGAGQATPGAARGGPRPPGLYLSVGRDWGGGGCSGPPSSALQLDATSRPPEYLCWGWAGSTPSREPRHHPSPPFPSPGLELPGARAPIPNSPVLPRSRGPAGAASAAGGRRTPAGPARTGTATPPAAPAGRWRPPRPPPAAPGAPRPGLAGSALRPGPPRPGLGPDCRRRRPVAAPPAAATGLRSAVGGAGVGGCGGVGPVPPCPLLPQPPSPTSHKVAPKLTTLAAASLSTSLRVGVGAGGPCGSRWESSSWNLCSRYSWAEATASSREDSSGGCRATWTRSRGSGDSGAVGAGDSARGARGRGRSLTSVELWKWYTHSRVSRELGVPFMVAGGRGSTEPRASGPSGEEQTRQRGRSFVRSHAAGSAGTSSSSWWLPRSSS, encoded by the exons ATGCTCTTCTGTCCTTGGGAGGGCGTGAGCAAGACACGCACTCTCGGACTCTGCTGGTGTGATTGGT GTGGAGCTGAGGCCAAGAACGAGGAGCTGCATCTGTACCACCATCTCTTCGACAACTATGACCCAGGAAGCCGGCCCGTGAAGGAGCCTGAAGACACGGTCACCATCACCCTCAAGGTCACCCTGACCAACCTTATCTCCCTGGTAAGAtgcccccacccgcacccaccgTCCTGGGGGCTAGTTCCGACCTCCACCACCCTGACTCCGGCTCGTCTCCAGAACGAGAAGGAGGAGACCCTGACCACCAGCGTCTGGATTGGAATC GACTGGCAGGATTACCGACTCAACTACAGCAAGGACGACTTCGGGGGCGTGGAGACCTTGCGGGTCCCTTCGGAGCTCGTATGGCTCCCGGAGATTGTGCTGGAGAACAA CATTGACGGCCAGTTCGGCGTGGCCTACGACGCCAACGTGCTGATCTACGAGGGCGGCTACGTGAGCTGGCTGCCCCCCGCCATCTACCGCAGCACCTGCGCCGTGGAGGTCACCTACTTCCCCTTCGACTGGCAGAACTGCTCGCTGGTCTTCCG CTCGCAGACGTACAATGCCGAGGAGGTGGACTTCGTCTTCGCCGTGGACGACGACGGCGAGACCATCAGCAAAATCGACATCGACACCGAGGCCTACACGG AGAACGGCGAGTGGGCCATCGACTTCTGCCCCGGGCTGATCCGTCGCCCCAACGGAGCCTCCGCTGGGGACCCGGGGGTCGTCGACGTCATCTACACGCTCATCATCCGCCGGAAGCCGCTCTTCTACGTCATCAACATCATCGTGCCCTGCGTGCTCATCTCGGGCCTGGTGCTGCTCGCCTACTTCCTGCCCGCGCAGGGTAAGGGGCCGCGGGACCCTGAGCCCGGCTCGCTGCTGGCGGGGCGGCTCTCACCGGGCGCTCCCTCCAGCCGGCGGCCAGAAGTGCACCGTTTCCATCAACGTCCTACTCGCCCAGACCGTCTTCCTGTTCCTGATCGCTCAGAAAATCCCCGAGACGTCGCTGAGCGTGCCGATGCTGGGCAGGTGACGGCAGAGGGTCCCGGGGCAACCCGGGGAggacgcgggggcggggccaggcaaACATGGAGGCGGAGTCAGGAGCACGcgagaggagccgggcaggcgacaccgggagcagctcgggggggtcCGCGCCCTCCTGGGCTTTATTTGAGCGTGGGGCGGGACTGGGGCGGCGGTGGGTGCTCGGGTCCCCCGTCCTCCGCGCTGCAGCTGGACGCCACCTCGAGGCCTCCTGAGTATCTCTGTTGGGGATGGGCCGGCTCAACCCCTTCCCGCGAGCCCCGccaccaccccagccccccattcccctcccccGGCCTCGAACTCCCCGGTGCCCGTGCCCCCATCCCGAACTCACCGGTCCTCCCTCGGTCGCGAGGCCCAGCGGGCGCCGCCAGTgctgcaggagggaggaggacccccgcaggccccgcccgcACAGGCACAGCCACGCCCCCTGCAGCACCAGCCGGGCGCTGGCGCCCACCGCGGCCCCCGCCTGCCGCACCCGGTGCCCCGCGGCCTGGGCTAGCCGGCTCAGCGCTGCGCCCGGGTCCCCCGCGCCCGGGGCTGGGCCCGGACTGCCGGCGCCGCCGTCCAGTCGCCGCGCCTCCTGCTGCAGCCACAGGGCTGAGATCTGCCGTGGGGGgtgcaggggttggggggtgtgggggtgtggggcctGTGCCCCCGTGCCCCCTCCTtccgcagccccccagccccacctcacaCAAGGTGGCGCCGAAGCTCACGACGCTGGCCGCGGCCTCTCTGAGCACCAGCCTCAGGGTGGGCGTCGGGGCGGGCGGCCCCTGCGGCTCCCGGTGGGAATCAAGCTCTTGGAACCTCTGCTCCAGATACTCGTGGGCTGAGGCCACGGCGAGCTCCAGGGAGGACAGCAGCGGGGGCTGCAGGGCCACCTGGACACGGAGCAGGGGGAGCGGGGACAGCGGGGCCGTCGGGGCCGGGGACAGtgcgcggggagcgcggggccgcGGGCGCAGCCTCACCTCCGTAGAGCTGTGGAAGTGGTACACCCACAGCAGGGTTTCCAGGGAGCTGGGGGTCCCCTTCATGGTTGCCGGCGGAAGAGGGAGCACCGAGCCGCGGGCGTCTGGCCCctctggggaggagcagactcgCCAGCGAGGCCGGTCGTTTGTGAGGTCACACGCCGCGGGCTCTGCAGGTACCTCATCTTCGTCATGGTGGTTGCCACGATCATCGTCATGA
- the CHRNE gene encoding acetylcholine receptor subunit epsilon isoform X3 — MLFCPWEGVSKTRTLGLCWCDWSGGAEAKNEELHLYHHLFDNYDPGSRPVKEPEDTVTITLKVTLTNLISLVRCPHPHPPSWGLVPTSTTLTPARLQNEKEETLTTSVWIGIDWQDYRLNYSKDDFGGVETLRVPSELVWLPEIVLENNIDGQFGVAYDANVLIYEGGYVSWLPPAIYRSTCAVEVTYFPFDWQNCSLVFRSQTYNAEEVDFVFAVDDDGETISKIDIDTEAYTENGEWAIDFCPGLIRRPNGASAGDPGVVDVIYTLIIRRKPLFYVINIIVPCVLISGLVLLAYFLPAQGKGPRDPEPGSLLAGRLSPGAPSSRRPEVHRFHQRPTRPDRLPVPDRSENPRDVAERADAGQVTAEGPGATRGGRGGGARQTWRRSQEHARGAGQATPGAARGGPRPPGLYLSVGRDWGGGGCSGPPSSALQLDATSRPPEYLCWGWAGSTPSREPRHHPSPPFPSPGLELPGARAPIPNSPVLPRSRGPAGAASAAGGRRTPAGPARTGTATPPAAPAGRWRPPRPPPAAPGAPRPGLAGSALRPGPPRPGLGPDCRRRRPVAAPPAAATGLRSAVGGAGVGGCGGVGPVPPCPLLPQPPSPTSHKVAPKLTTLAAASLSTSLRVGVGAGGPCGSRWESSSWNLCSRYSWAEATASSREDSSGGCRATWTRSRGSGDSGAVGAGDSARGARGRGRSLTSVELWKWYTHSRVSRELGVPFMVAGGRGSTEPRASGPSGEEQTRQRGRSFVRSHAAGSAGTSSSSWWLPRSSS, encoded by the exons ATGCTCTTCTGTCCTTGGGAGGGCGTGAGCAAGACACGCACTCTCGGACTCTGCTGGTGTGATTGGT CAGGTGGAGCTGAGGCCAAGAACGAGGAGCTGCATCTGTACCACCATCTCTTCGACAACTATGACCCAGGAAGCCGGCCCGTGAAGGAGCCTGAAGACACGGTCACCATCACCCTCAAGGTCACCCTGACCAACCTTATCTCCCTGGTAAGAtgcccccacccgcacccaccgTCCTGGGGGCTAGTTCCGACCTCCACCACCCTGACTCCGGCTCGTCTCCAGAACGAGAAGGAGGAGACCCTGACCACCAGCGTCTGGATTGGAATC GACTGGCAGGATTACCGACTCAACTACAGCAAGGACGACTTCGGGGGCGTGGAGACCTTGCGGGTCCCTTCGGAGCTCGTATGGCTCCCGGAGATTGTGCTGGAGAACAA CATTGACGGCCAGTTCGGCGTGGCCTACGACGCCAACGTGCTGATCTACGAGGGCGGCTACGTGAGCTGGCTGCCCCCCGCCATCTACCGCAGCACCTGCGCCGTGGAGGTCACCTACTTCCCCTTCGACTGGCAGAACTGCTCGCTGGTCTTCCG CTCGCAGACGTACAATGCCGAGGAGGTGGACTTCGTCTTCGCCGTGGACGACGACGGCGAGACCATCAGCAAAATCGACATCGACACCGAGGCCTACACGG AGAACGGCGAGTGGGCCATCGACTTCTGCCCCGGGCTGATCCGTCGCCCCAACGGAGCCTCCGCTGGGGACCCGGGGGTCGTCGACGTCATCTACACGCTCATCATCCGCCGGAAGCCGCTCTTCTACGTCATCAACATCATCGTGCCCTGCGTGCTCATCTCGGGCCTGGTGCTGCTCGCCTACTTCCTGCCCGCGCAGGGTAAGGGGCCGCGGGACCCTGAGCCCGGCTCGCTGCTGGCGGGGCGGCTCTCACCGGGCGCTCCCTCCAGCCGGCGGCCAGAAGTGCACCGTTTCCATCAACGTCCTACTCGCCCAGACCGTCTTCCTGTTCCTGATCGCTCAGAAAATCCCCGAGACGTCGCTGAGCGTGCCGATGCTGGGCAGGTGACGGCAGAGGGTCCCGGGGCAACCCGGGGAggacgcgggggcggggccaggcaaACATGGAGGCGGAGTCAGGAGCACGcgagaggagccgggcaggcgacaccgggagcagctcgggggggtcCGCGCCCTCCTGGGCTTTATTTGAGCGTGGGGCGGGACTGGGGCGGCGGTGGGTGCTCGGGTCCCCCGTCCTCCGCGCTGCAGCTGGACGCCACCTCGAGGCCTCCTGAGTATCTCTGTTGGGGATGGGCCGGCTCAACCCCTTCCCGCGAGCCCCGccaccaccccagccccccattcccctcccccGGCCTCGAACTCCCCGGTGCCCGTGCCCCCATCCCGAACTCACCGGTCCTCCCTCGGTCGCGAGGCCCAGCGGGCGCCGCCAGTgctgcaggagggaggaggacccccgcaggccccgcccgcACAGGCACAGCCACGCCCCCTGCAGCACCAGCCGGGCGCTGGCGCCCACCGCGGCCCCCGCCTGCCGCACCCGGTGCCCCGCGGCCTGGGCTAGCCGGCTCAGCGCTGCGCCCGGGTCCCCCGCGCCCGGGGCTGGGCCCGGACTGCCGGCGCCGCCGTCCAGTCGCCGCGCCTCCTGCTGCAGCCACAGGGCTGAGATCTGCCGTGGGGGgtgcaggggttggggggtgtgggggtgtggggcctGTGCCCCCGTGCCCCCTCCTtccgcagccccccagccccacctcacaCAAGGTGGCGCCGAAGCTCACGACGCTGGCCGCGGCCTCTCTGAGCACCAGCCTCAGGGTGGGCGTCGGGGCGGGCGGCCCCTGCGGCTCCCGGTGGGAATCAAGCTCTTGGAACCTCTGCTCCAGATACTCGTGGGCTGAGGCCACGGCGAGCTCCAGGGAGGACAGCAGCGGGGGCTGCAGGGCCACCTGGACACGGAGCAGGGGGAGCGGGGACAGCGGGGCCGTCGGGGCCGGGGACAGtgcgcggggagcgcggggccgcGGGCGCAGCCTCACCTCCGTAGAGCTGTGGAAGTGGTACACCCACAGCAGGGTTTCCAGGGAGCTGGGGGTCCCCTTCATGGTTGCCGGCGGAAGAGGGAGCACCGAGCCGCGGGCGTCTGGCCCctctggggaggagcagactcgCCAGCGAGGCCGGTCGTTTGTGAGGTCACACGCCGCGGGCTCTGCAGGTACCTCATCTTCGTCATGGTGGTTGCCACGATCATCGTCATGA
- the CHRNE gene encoding acetylcholine receptor subunit epsilon isoform X6, with protein MPPPAPTVLGASSDLHHPDSGSSPEREGGDPDHQRLDWNRLAGLPTQLQQGRLRGRGDLAGPFGARMAPGDCAGEQVRPRPCTWRAGLALGARGRGWARGRRRLSRGAHSIDGQFGVAYDANVLIYEGGYVSWLPPAIYRSTCAVEVTYFPFDWQNCSLVFRSQTYNAEEVDFVFAVDDDGETISKIDIDTEAYTENGEWAIDFCPGLIRRPNGASAGDPGVVDVIYTLIIRRKPLFYVINIIVPCVLISGLVLLAYFLPAQGKGPRDPEPGSLLAGRLSPGAPSSRRPEVHRFHQRPTRPDRLPVPDRSENPRDVAERADAGQVTAEGPGATRGGRGGGARQTWRRSQEHARGAGQATPGAARGGPRPPGLYLSVGRDWGGGGCSGPPSSALQLDATSRPPEYLCWGWAGSTPSREPRHHPSPPFPSPGLELPGARAPIPNSPVLPRSRGPAGAASAAGGRRTPAGPARTGTATPPAAPAGRWRPPRPPPAAPGAPRPGLAGSALRPGPPRPGLGPDCRRRRPVAAPPAAATGLRSAVGGAGVGGCGGVGPVPPCPLLPQPPSPTSHKVAPKLTTLAAASLSTSLRVGVGAGGPCGSRWESSSWNLCSRYSWAEATASSREDSSGGCRATWTRSRGSGDSGAVGAGDSARGARGRGRSLTSVELWKWYTHSRVSRELGVPFMVAGGRGSTEPRASGPSGEEQTRQRGRSFVRSHAAGSAGTSSSSWWLPRSSS; from the exons AtgcccccacccgcacccaccgTCCTGGGGGCTAGTTCCGACCTCCACCACCCTGACTCCGGCTCGTCTCCAGAACGAGAAGGAGGAGACCCTGACCACCAGCGTCTGGATTGGAATC GACTGGCAGGATTACCGACTCAACTACAGCAAGGACGACTTCGGGGGCGTGGAGACCTTGCGGGTCCCTTCGGAGCTCGTATGGCTCCCGGAGATTGTGCTGGAGAACAAGTGAGGCCGCGGCCCTGCACCTGGCGGGCGGGGCTTGCCCtgggcgcgcggggccggggtTGGGCCCGGGGAAGACGCCGGCTCTCTCGCGGCGCCCACAGCATTGACGGCCAGTTCGGCGTGGCCTACGACGCCAACGTGCTGATCTACGAGGGCGGCTACGTGAGCTGGCTGCCCCCCGCCATCTACCGCAGCACCTGCGCCGTGGAGGTCACCTACTTCCCCTTCGACTGGCAGAACTGCTCGCTGGTCTTCCG CTCGCAGACGTACAATGCCGAGGAGGTGGACTTCGTCTTCGCCGTGGACGACGACGGCGAGACCATCAGCAAAATCGACATCGACACCGAGGCCTACACGG AGAACGGCGAGTGGGCCATCGACTTCTGCCCCGGGCTGATCCGTCGCCCCAACGGAGCCTCCGCTGGGGACCCGGGGGTCGTCGACGTCATCTACACGCTCATCATCCGCCGGAAGCCGCTCTTCTACGTCATCAACATCATCGTGCCCTGCGTGCTCATCTCGGGCCTGGTGCTGCTCGCCTACTTCCTGCCCGCGCAGGGTAAGGGGCCGCGGGACCCTGAGCCCGGCTCGCTGCTGGCGGGGCGGCTCTCACCGGGCGCTCCCTCCAGCCGGCGGCCAGAAGTGCACCGTTTCCATCAACGTCCTACTCGCCCAGACCGTCTTCCTGTTCCTGATCGCTCAGAAAATCCCCGAGACGTCGCTGAGCGTGCCGATGCTGGGCAGGTGACGGCAGAGGGTCCCGGGGCAACCCGGGGAggacgcgggggcggggccaggcaaACATGGAGGCGGAGTCAGGAGCACGcgagaggagccgggcaggcgacaccgggagcagctcgggggggtcCGCGCCCTCCTGGGCTTTATTTGAGCGTGGGGCGGGACTGGGGCGGCGGTGGGTGCTCGGGTCCCCCGTCCTCCGCGCTGCAGCTGGACGCCACCTCGAGGCCTCCTGAGTATCTCTGTTGGGGATGGGCCGGCTCAACCCCTTCCCGCGAGCCCCGccaccaccccagccccccattcccctcccccGGCCTCGAACTCCCCGGTGCCCGTGCCCCCATCCCGAACTCACCGGTCCTCCCTCGGTCGCGAGGCCCAGCGGGCGCCGCCAGTgctgcaggagggaggaggacccccgcaggccccgcccgcACAGGCACAGCCACGCCCCCTGCAGCACCAGCCGGGCGCTGGCGCCCACCGCGGCCCCCGCCTGCCGCACCCGGTGCCCCGCGGCCTGGGCTAGCCGGCTCAGCGCTGCGCCCGGGTCCCCCGCGCCCGGGGCTGGGCCCGGACTGCCGGCGCCGCCGTCCAGTCGCCGCGCCTCCTGCTGCAGCCACAGGGCTGAGATCTGCCGTGGGGGgtgcaggggttggggggtgtgggggtgtggggcctGTGCCCCCGTGCCCCCTCCTtccgcagccccccagccccacctcacaCAAGGTGGCGCCGAAGCTCACGACGCTGGCCGCGGCCTCTCTGAGCACCAGCCTCAGGGTGGGCGTCGGGGCGGGCGGCCCCTGCGGCTCCCGGTGGGAATCAAGCTCTTGGAACCTCTGCTCCAGATACTCGTGGGCTGAGGCCACGGCGAGCTCCAGGGAGGACAGCAGCGGGGGCTGCAGGGCCACCTGGACACGGAGCAGGGGGAGCGGGGACAGCGGGGCCGTCGGGGCCGGGGACAGtgcgcggggagcgcggggccgcGGGCGCAGCCTCACCTCCGTAGAGCTGTGGAAGTGGTACACCCACAGCAGGGTTTCCAGGGAGCTGGGGGTCCCCTTCATGGTTGCCGGCGGAAGAGGGAGCACCGAGCCGCGGGCGTCTGGCCCctctggggaggagcagactcgCCAGCGAGGCCGGTCGTTTGTGAGGTCACACGCCGCGGGCTCTGCAGGTACCTCATCTTCGTCATGGTGGTTGCCACGATCATCGTCATGA